From one Chloroflexota bacterium genomic stretch:
- a CDS encoding amidohydrolase family protein, which yields MTAKRIDTHQHFWNLAKVEYPWLRPQHGVIYNTFAPRQLEPHLQAVGIDKTVLVQSANSFEDTVSMLTQAEDYDWIGAVVGWIPLLEPDNTRKALERYSRHPKFRGIRHLIHDEPDPDWVIQPTAVEGLKVLAELNMSFDVVAVYPNHLKHVPVLAEKIPNLTLIIDHLAKPPIKDRQMGAWADQMAAAAQYPNVCAKVSGLNTAADWDNWSATDLKPYIDFVIEKFGADRLMFGSDWPVCLLAGDYAKVWAETNAALAGRSPSEIEAILGGTAERVYKL from the coding sequence GTGACCGCCAAAAGAATTGACACCCACCAGCACTTCTGGAATCTGGCCAAAGTTGAATATCCGTGGCTGAGGCCGCAACACGGCGTCATCTACAACACCTTTGCGCCGCGCCAACTCGAACCCCACCTCCAAGCGGTCGGGATTGATAAGACAGTGCTGGTACAGTCGGCCAACTCTTTTGAAGATACCGTGTCCATGCTCACTCAGGCAGAAGATTACGACTGGATTGGCGCGGTGGTGGGATGGATTCCACTGTTGGAGCCGGACAACACCCGCAAGGCGTTGGAGCGGTACAGCCGGCATCCCAAGTTCCGGGGCATTCGTCATCTGATTCACGACGAGCCGGATCCGGACTGGGTGATTCAGCCGACCGCTGTCGAGGGGCTAAAGGTGCTGGCCGAACTCAACATGTCGTTCGACGTGGTGGCAGTGTATCCGAACCACCTCAAGCACGTGCCGGTGCTGGCCGAAAAGATTCCGAACCTGACGCTGATCATTGATCATCTGGCCAAGCCGCCGATCAAAGATAGGCAAATGGGGGCGTGGGCCGACCAGATGGCCGCCGCCGCCCAATACCCCAACGTTTGCGCCAAAGTCTCCGGCCTCAACACCGCCGCCGACTGGGACAACTGGTCTGCCACCGATCTCAAACCGTACATTGATTTTGTGATCGAAAAATTCGGCGCGGATCGGCTGATGTTCGGCAGTGATTGGCCGGTGTGCCTGCTGGCGGGCGATTACGCCAAAGTGTGGGCGGAGACGAACGCGGCGCTGGCCGGGCGTTCACCGTCGGAGATCGAGGCCATCTTGGGCGGCACGGCGGAGCGAGTTTACAAGTTGTAA
- a CDS encoding sugar phosphate isomerase/epimerase, which produces MNRIGIYYAYWTHDWDADFHPFVDKVADLGFDILEVNAGTIAHMPPAERRRLKAHADDRNIGLTYCIGLPTKYDLASEDAATRHRGVAFLQTMAEAIGEMGGGKLGGIIYSCWPASLPAGETDRRPYFDRSVASMKEAVKAAEAHNVTFNMEVVNRFEHYLLNTCAEAIGYVDSVGSPNAKIMLDTFHLNIEEDFVGEAILRAGERLGHFHVGENNRMPPGYGHIPWTEVSAALRKINYQGDVTMEPFLMPGGEVGRDIKVYRDLGANLDLDEEARKALMFMRGVLK; this is translated from the coding sequence ATGAACCGGATCGGAATCTACTACGCCTACTGGACACACGATTGGGATGCCGACTTCCACCCGTTCGTGGACAAGGTGGCCGATCTGGGATTCGACATCCTGGAGGTGAACGCCGGCACGATTGCTCATATGCCGCCGGCAGAGCGCCGGCGGCTCAAGGCACATGCGGACGACAGGAACATCGGCCTGACGTATTGCATTGGTCTGCCGACGAAGTACGACCTGGCCTCGGAAGACGCCGCCACGCGCCACAGAGGGGTGGCGTTTCTCCAGACCATGGCCGAGGCCATCGGCGAGATGGGCGGGGGCAAACTGGGCGGCATCATCTACAGTTGCTGGCCGGCCAGCCTGCCTGCCGGCGAGACCGATCGGCGGCCATACTTCGACCGCTCGGTCGCTAGCATGAAGGAGGCCGTCAAGGCCGCCGAAGCCCACAACGTCACGTTCAACATGGAGGTCGTTAATCGCTTCGAGCACTACTTGCTGAACACGTGCGCGGAAGCCATCGGGTACGTGGACTCGGTGGGTAGCCCAAACGCCAAGATCATGTTGGACACCTTCCATCTGAACATCGAGGAGGATTTCGTCGGCGAGGCGATTCTGCGGGCCGGGGAAAGGCTCGGGCACTTCCACGTCGGCGAGAACAATCGCATGCCACCCGGATATGGTCACATCCCCTGGACTGAAGTGAGCGCCGCGTTGCGCAAGATCAATTACCAGGGGGACGTGACCATGGAACCGTTCTTGATGCCCGGCGGCGAGGTCGGGCGGGACATCAAGGTGTACCGCGACCTCGGCGCCAACTTGGATCTGGACGAAGAGGCGCGCAAAGCCCTGATGTTCATGCGCGGGGTGTTGAAATAG
- a CDS encoding RbsD or FucU transport gives MMKYRLIHPQLLGALGRAGHGSRILIADSNYPHVTGAPPAAERVFLNLAPGLISATDILKVLLDAIPVETAYAMLMADGQEAPIAAEFRAMLPKGVEFKTLERFAYYDAVKSPDTLLVIATGEQRLYANLLLVVGVVTPEGAAKF, from the coding sequence ATGATGAAATATCGCCTCATTCACCCGCAACTGTTAGGCGCGTTGGGCCGGGCCGGGCACGGCAGTCGCATCCTCATCGCCGACTCCAACTATCCGCACGTCACCGGCGCGCCGCCTGCGGCAGAGCGAGTTTTTCTAAACCTGGCCCCCGGCCTGATCTCGGCCACCGACATTCTCAAAGTTCTGCTAGATGCCATCCCGGTCGAAACCGCGTACGCAATGCTGATGGCCGACGGGCAGGAAGCGCCAATCGCAGCCGAGTTTCGCGCCATGCTCCCCAAAGGCGTCGAATTCAAAACGCTGGAACGCTTCGCCTATTACGACGCGGTGAAATCACCGGATACCCTTTTGGTGATCGCTACCGGCGAACAGCGGCTGTATGCCAACTTGCTGTTGGTGGTTGGGGTGGTGACGCCGGAAGGGGCGGCGAAATTCTAA
- a CDS encoding VOC family protein, which translates to MIQGFWHVSFTVRNIEASVKWYTEVLGLEYVRGQVQHNEYTAKLVGFPGAHLNVAQLRVPGETIPISRHHIELVEYVHPRGEDIPLDTNRTGVGHWAFMVDDIHIEFKRLKALGVKFKADQPVAIEAGVNKGGYTIYFTDPDGITLELLQPPK; encoded by the coding sequence ATGATTCAAGGTTTCTGGCACGTCTCATTCACGGTGAGGAACATCGAGGCTTCGGTGAAGTGGTATACCGAGGTGCTGGGGTTGGAATATGTGCGCGGCCAGGTGCAACATAACGAGTACACGGCGAAGCTCGTCGGCTTCCCCGGCGCGCACCTCAACGTGGCCCAGTTGCGGGTTCCCGGCGAGACGATCCCGATCTCGCGCCATCACATTGAGTTGGTCGAATACGTTCACCCGCGCGGCGAAGACATTCCGCTGGACACGAACCGCACCGGCGTCGGTCATTGGGCGTTCATGGTGGATGATATTCACATAGAGTTCAAGCGGCTCAAAGCGTTGGGCGTCAAGTTCAAAGCCGATCAACCCGTTGCCATCGAAGCGGGTGTAAATAAAGGCGGCTATACGATATACTTCACCGACCCGGATGGGATTACGTTGGAACTGCTACAACCGCCGAAGTAG
- a CDS encoding Gfo/Idh/MocA family oxidoreductase — MSDSLPPLVASALERQLPPKTDYGIAFVGCGGIVNYGHIPAYKASGFNMLGGYDINREAAEQTVKTHGLSKVYGSLDEVLADPAVQIVDIAALPWVQLGLVEKVVAAKKHMLCQKPFADKYAEAVQMVELARAAGLKIAVHQQFRWGQIIRATRALLAADWLGDLLDVQVQVSISTPWDMWPWLASQPGLEVRYHSIHYLDALRFLFGDPALVTSRHTKNPAQKAKGETKTVTVWEYESGLQILVAVCHYDWSPGLYSIFRVLGTEGLIEGTIGTNYDYPHGRSDTIKFTSRHNPERNFEAALPGRWIPDAFYGPMASLMEAIQTGGEPVTSGENNLGTLRVVEASYRSMAERRSVKPSEITLGN, encoded by the coding sequence ATGTCCGATTCCCTTCCTCCCCTCGTTGCCTCGGCCCTCGAACGCCAACTGCCCCCCAAGACCGATTACGGCATCGCGTTCGTCGGTTGCGGCGGCATCGTCAACTACGGCCACATCCCGGCCTACAAAGCCAGCGGCTTCAATATGCTCGGCGGCTACGACATCAACCGTGAAGCCGCCGAGCAAACGGTGAAGACGCACGGCCTGAGCAAAGTCTACGGCTCACTCGACGAAGTGCTGGCTGACCCGGCGGTGCAGATTGTGGATATTGCCGCTTTGCCCTGGGTTCAACTCGGCCTGGTCGAAAAAGTCGTGGCCGCCAAAAAACATATGCTGTGCCAAAAGCCGTTCGCGGACAAATACGCCGAAGCGGTGCAGATGGTGGAACTAGCGCGAGCGGCGGGCTTGAAGATCGCCGTCCATCAACAGTTCCGTTGGGGGCAAATCATCCGCGCCACTCGCGCCCTCTTGGCTGCGGACTGGCTGGGCGACTTGCTCGACGTGCAGGTGCAGGTGAGCATCAGCACACCCTGGGATATGTGGCCCTGGCTCGCCAGCCAGCCGGGTCTCGAAGTGCGCTATCACTCGATTCACTACCTCGACGCCCTGCGCTTTCTCTTTGGCGACCCGGCTCTGGTCACCAGCCGCCACACGAAGAACCCGGCCCAAAAAGCCAAAGGCGAAACCAAAACCGTCACCGTTTGGGAATACGAAAGCGGCTTGCAAATTCTCGTCGCCGTCTGCCACTATGATTGGTCGCCGGGGCTGTATTCGATCTTCCGCGTGCTCGGCACAGAAGGGTTGATCGAAGGCACAATTGGCACCAACTACGATTATCCTCATGGCCGCAGTGACACGATCAAATTCACCAGCCGCCACAACCCCGAACGCAACTTTGAAGCGGCCCTGCCGGGCCGCTGGATCCCCGATGCCTTTTACGGCCCAATGGCCTCGCTGATGGAAGCCATTCAAACCGGCGGCGAGCCGGTGACTTCGGGCGAAAACAACCTCGGCACTTTGCGCGTCGTCGAAGCCTCGTACCGCTCAATGGCCGAGCGGCGCAGTGTGAAGCCATCAGAAATTACATTAGGAAACTGA
- a CDS encoding alpha-ketoacid dehydrogenase subunit beta codes for MPTLTYAQALNDALREEMKADPRVFLMGEDIGHHGGIFRVTKDLIDEFGPERVRDTPISESGFVGLGIGAAIAGMRPVVELLFMDFALVAADQIVNQAAKLRYMAGGTVSVPIVIRAQQGGGRGNGAQHSQSFESWLAQVPGLIIVAPATPADAKGLLKSSIRAGNPVFFVEHKLLYNTKGDVPEGEYTIPIGKAEVKRAGRDITVVSFSRTHLFALEAAETLSQNGIEAEVIDLRTIEPLDMATIIESVKGTGRLLVVHESHSNCGLGAEIVARIYEQAPDALVTPARRLGAKHVPIPVAEPLENAVLPQPSDIVQAVEAMF; via the coding sequence ATGCCAACTCTCACCTACGCTCAAGCCCTCAACGATGCCCTGCGCGAAGAGATGAAAGCCGACCCGCGAGTCTTCCTCATGGGCGAAGACATCGGTCATCACGGCGGCATTTTCCGGGTGACCAAAGATTTGATTGACGAGTTCGGCCCGGAGCGGGTGCGTGACACGCCCATCAGCGAGTCCGGCTTTGTCGGCCTCGGCATTGGCGCGGCCATAGCCGGGATGCGCCCGGTGGTCGAATTGCTGTTTATGGATTTCGCCCTCGTCGCCGCCGACCAGATTGTGAATCAGGCGGCCAAACTGCGGTACATGGCCGGGGGCACGGTGTCGGTTCCGATTGTCATTCGCGCCCAACAAGGCGGCGGGCGTGGCAACGGCGCACAACATTCGCAGAGTTTCGAGTCGTGGCTGGCCCAGGTCCCCGGCCTCATCATCGTCGCCCCGGCCACCCCGGCGGACGCCAAGGGCTTGCTCAAGAGTAGCATCCGGGCGGGCAATCCGGTATTCTTCGTCGAGCACAAACTGCTCTACAACACCAAAGGCGATGTGCCGGAAGGCGAATACACCATCCCGATTGGCAAAGCGGAGGTGAAGCGCGCCGGGCGCGACATCACTGTCGTTTCATTTTCGCGCACGCATCTTTTTGCGCTCGAAGCGGCGGAGACTCTTTCACAGAACGGCATTGAAGCCGAAGTGATTGACCTGCGGACGATTGAGCCGCTGGATATGGCGACGATCATCGAGTCGGTGAAAGGCACAGGGCGGTTGCTGGTCGTTCACGAGTCGCACAGCAATTGTGGGCTGGGCGCGGAGATTGTGGCCCGCATCTATGAGCAAGCGCCGGATGCGCTCGTCACTCCGGCGCGGCGGTTGGGCGCGAAGCATGTGCCCATCCCCGTGGCCGAGCCTCTTGAAAACGCCGTCCTGCCTCAACCCTCGGATATTGTGCAAGCCGTGGAAGCAATGTTCTGA
- a CDS encoding cupin domain-containing protein — translation MTQDTLPVLIADINAGEWAAHSRFRGIYVKRLLTSTDNALASVNVVRVPPGSVISRHHHPTQVETVYVLAGQSILTLDQTDAPFNVGQAAAIPMALEHALRNEGTEMVELLTFFTPPLT, via the coding sequence ATGACCCAAGATACTTTGCCCGTCCTGATCGCCGATATCAATGCCGGAGAGTGGGCGGCGCATTCTCGCTTTCGCGGCATCTACGTGAAACGGTTGCTCACCTCAACCGACAACGCGTTGGCCAGCGTCAACGTGGTGCGCGTCCCGCCGGGCAGCGTCATTAGCCGCCATCATCACCCAACGCAAGTAGAGACCGTCTACGTCCTCGCCGGGCAGAGTATCCTGACCCTGGACCAAACCGACGCGCCTTTCAACGTCGGGCAGGCGGCGGCTATTCCTATGGCGCTCGAACATGCCTTACGCAACGAAGGAACAGAAATGGTGGAACTGCTCACCTTCTTCACGCCGCCGTTGACTTGA
- a CDS encoding SIS domain-containing protein encodes MLLQCQGRVVVTGIGKAGHIGRKLAATLASTGTHALFVSAAEAAHGDLGMMKNGDVVIALSHSGASDEVVHILPIIRDMGARLIAITSKPDSPLAQASEVVLLTGVTQEADPRGLAPTSSAVAMLALGDALAMAVSVARGFTREDFLRFHPGGALGKLKIVNGRSK; translated from the coding sequence ATGCTGTTGCAGTGCCAGGGCCGGGTCGTCGTCACCGGCATCGGCAAGGCCGGGCACATTGGCCGCAAACTCGCCGCCACGCTCGCCAGCACAGGAACCCACGCCTTATTTGTCAGCGCCGCCGAAGCCGCGCATGGCGATCTAGGCATGATGAAAAATGGCGACGTCGTCATCGCCCTCTCGCACTCGGGCGCGAGTGACGAGGTGGTGCATATCCTGCCCATTATCCGCGACATGGGCGCGCGCCTGATTGCTATCACCAGCAAGCCGGACTCGCCGCTGGCCCAAGCCAGCGAAGTGGTTCTGCTCACCGGCGTCACCCAGGAGGCCGACCCGCGCGGGCTGGCGCCCACGTCAAGCGCCGTGGCTATGCTGGCTCTGGGCGATGCTTTAGCGATGGCCGTTTCTGTGGCCCGTGGCTTCACCCGCGAAGATTTCCTGCGCTTCCATCCGGGAGGCGCCTTAGGGAAGTTGAAGATCGTCAACGGACGAAGCAAATGA
- a CDS encoding thiamine pyrophosphate-dependent dehydrogenase E1 component subunit alpha — protein MPLSPDRLPDAYRQMLVIRKFEETIRNLYQQGKIRGSFHPCVGQEAVSVGACWALRQDDYLTCTYRGHGHSLAKGLNVRAAMAEMLGKAAGCSKGKGGSMHFTDPSVGLLGANAIVAAGIPHAAGAALAAQMQKKDTIALTLFGEGAVNQGVFHETLNLAVIWKLPLILVCENNLYSEMTPSHETTSEVETHKRAAAYGMPAVRVDGNDVELMYATVEDATAKARAGGGPTYIEAMTYRLWGHMMGDPEVYRTKDEVAKARENEPIVRLGRRLQALSHAAADLAKLDAEAEAVIADDLQFAEASPAPKPEEAFEDVFA, from the coding sequence ATGCCATTGAGTCCCGACCGCTTGCCGGACGCATATCGGCAAATGCTCGTCATTCGCAAGTTCGAAGAAACCATTCGCAACTTATATCAGCAAGGCAAGATACGCGGCTCATTCCATCCGTGTGTAGGGCAGGAAGCTGTGTCGGTCGGCGCTTGCTGGGCACTGCGCCAAGACGATTACCTGACCTGCACCTATCGCGGCCACGGGCACTCGCTGGCCAAAGGCCTCAATGTCCGCGCGGCCATGGCCGAGATGCTGGGCAAGGCGGCAGGCTGTTCCAAAGGCAAAGGCGGCTCGATGCACTTCACTGATCCATCGGTGGGTTTGCTCGGCGCGAATGCTATCGTGGCCGCCGGCATCCCCCACGCCGCCGGGGCCGCGTTGGCGGCGCAAATGCAAAAGAAGGATACTATCGCCCTCACCCTCTTTGGCGAAGGGGCGGTTAATCAGGGCGTGTTCCACGAAACCCTCAATCTGGCCGTCATTTGGAAACTGCCGCTGATTCTCGTGTGCGAGAACAACCTGTATTCGGAGATGACGCCGTCACACGAAACCACCTCTGAGGTGGAAACTCACAAACGCGCGGCGGCGTATGGAATGCCCGCTGTCCGCGTTGACGGCAACGACGTTGAACTGATGTATGCCACCGTGGAAGATGCGACGGCAAAAGCGCGCGCAGGTGGCGGCCCCACTTACATTGAAGCGATGACTTACCGCTTGTGGGGCCACATGATGGGCGACCCGGAAGTGTACCGGACGAAAGACGAAGTGGCGAAGGCTCGCGAGAACGAGCCGATTGTGCGCTTGGGCCGCCGCCTCCAAGCCCTCAGCCACGCCGCCGCCGATTTGGCTAAACTCGACGCCGAAGCGGAGGCCGTCATCGCCGACGATCTGCAATTTGCCGAAGCCAGCCCTGCGCCGAAACCGGAGGAGGCGTTCGAGGATGTGTTTGCGTGA
- a CDS encoding carbohydrate ABC transporter permease, producing MALSYVVLIGWTFLILFPLYWLLVTSFKLPIQVAQGPVYIPFVDFQPSLHAWKYILVGDLSNDTIRVYRNTIVVSLTSTALAVVVGSAAAYALARFDYRPRVGAILTFVGCVILAIVAVVFHTPWQIAVVSALALFVILLQTLGRRFQRSLSNNDIAFWLISQRMLPPVAVVIPIYVLFQQLGMLDTWGALIISYVAANVPIVVWLMRDYFQTVPIELEECAAIDGASHYRIFWSIVLPLSLPGLVATSLFVLVFTWNEYLFALFLSSANAQTMPLSVAAQNATRGPQWWYMSVLILIMIIPVIGMAIALERYIAKGLLIGAIKG from the coding sequence ATGGCTCTCTCTTACGTCGTCCTCATCGGGTGGACGTTTCTCATTCTGTTTCCGCTCTATTGGCTGTTAGTCACTTCTTTCAAACTCCCGATCCAAGTGGCGCAGGGGCCGGTCTATATTCCATTCGTTGATTTTCAGCCCTCGCTCCACGCCTGGAAATACATTCTGGTCGGTGATTTGAGCAACGACACCATCCGCGTCTATCGGAACACAATTGTCGTCTCGCTGACCAGCACGGCGCTGGCAGTGGTCGTCGGTTCGGCAGCGGCGTATGCGCTCGCGCGGTTCGACTATCGGCCCCGCGTCGGCGCGATTCTTACGTTCGTCGGCTGCGTGATCTTGGCAATTGTCGCCGTCGTCTTTCACACGCCGTGGCAGATAGCGGTTGTTTCCGCGCTTGCGCTCTTCGTCATTCTTCTGCAAACCCTTGGCCGCCGCTTCCAGCGTTCGCTGAGCAACAACGATATTGCGTTCTGGCTGATCTCTCAGCGCATGTTGCCGCCAGTGGCCGTCGTCATCCCTATATACGTTTTATTCCAGCAACTAGGCATGCTCGACACCTGGGGGGCGTTGATCATCAGTTACGTGGCCGCCAACGTGCCCATCGTCGTCTGGTTGATGCGCGATTATTTCCAGACGGTGCCGATTGAATTGGAAGAGTGCGCGGCTATTGACGGCGCGTCGCATTACCGCATCTTTTGGTCTATCGTGCTTCCGCTCTCACTGCCAGGACTGGTGGCAACGTCTTTATTCGTGCTCGTCTTTACGTGGAACGAGTACCTGTTTGCGCTTTTCTTATCGAGCGCCAATGCTCAAACGATGCCGCTCTCGGTCGCCGCGCAGAACGCCACGCGCGGCCCGCAGTGGTGGTACATGTCGGTGCTCATCTTGATCATGATCATCCCGGTCATCGGCATGGCAATCGCGCTGGAGCGGTATATTGCGAAGGGGTTGTTGATTGGGGCGATTAAGGGTTAA
- a CDS encoding glucose 1-dehydrogenase, with translation MKTAIVTGAGQGIGRAIALRLARDGFAVALADINPAALSTVRGEIESAGGKAIGVEVDLSQVAEIQRLVKQTVAELGQLDALVNNAGRLITKPFLDVTEADWDALLELDLKTVFFAMQATARHMIDSGVKGRIVSISSVSGRGGRPDQTPYAAAKAGVISLTRSAALAFASFGITVNAVCPGVVDTPLTRKIHEDRAQALGITPEESLARMIARIPLGRIESPDDIAGAVSFLCSPDAAYITGQALNVCGGMEMD, from the coding sequence ATGAAGACAGCAATTGTGACCGGGGCCGGTCAAGGCATTGGCCGGGCCATTGCCCTGCGGCTGGCCCGCGATGGATTCGCGGTGGCTCTGGCCGACATCAACCCCGCCGCCCTCAGCACGGTGCGCGGCGAGATCGAGTCGGCAGGCGGTAAAGCCATTGGCGTCGAAGTTGATCTCTCGCAGGTAGCCGAGATCCAACGCCTGGTCAAGCAGACTGTGGCCGAGTTGGGTCAATTGGATGCGCTGGTCAACAACGCCGGACGGCTGATCACCAAGCCCTTTCTCGATGTGACCGAAGCTGATTGGGATGCTTTGTTGGAACTCGATCTCAAAACCGTCTTCTTCGCCATGCAAGCCACCGCCCGGCACATGATCGACTCTGGAGTAAAGGGCCGCATCGTCAGCATTTCTTCCGTCTCTGGCCGGGGTGGCCGCCCCGACCAAACTCCGTATGCGGCGGCCAAAGCGGGTGTGATCAGCCTCACCCGCTCGGCGGCGTTGGCCTTCGCCTCCTTCGGTATCACCGTCAACGCCGTCTGCCCCGGCGTGGTGGATACGCCGCTGACGCGCAAGATTCACGAAGACCGCGCCCAGGCCCTCGGCATCACTCCCGAAGAGTCGCTGGCCCGGATGATCGCCCGCATCCCGTTGGGCCGCATTGAATCGCCGGACGATATTGCCGGCGCCGTTTCGTTTTTGTGTTCGCCCGATGCCGCCTACATCACCGGCCAGGCGCTCAACGTGTGCGGCGGAATGGAGATGGACTGA
- a CDS encoding four helix bundle protein: MCRSQPCAETGGGVRGCVCVKCEAWSVCANIAEAWRKRRYPNNFVSKLSDADAEAAETLVWLDFALHFGYIPAELHKEMSDRYDHICSQLSLMMSDPQKWTPKTH, translated from the coding sequence ATTTGCCGAAGCCAGCCCTGCGCCGAAACCGGAGGAGGCGTTCGAGGATGTGTTTGCGTGAAATGTGAAGCGTGGTCAGTCTGCGCGAATATCGCCGAGGCTTGGCGCAAGCGCCGCTATCCGAACAACTTTGTCAGCAAACTCAGCGATGCAGATGCGGAAGCCGCTGAAACACTTGTCTGGTTAGATTTTGCGTTACACTTCGGCTATATTCCTGCCGAACTTCACAAAGAGATGAGTGATCGTTACGACCACATCTGTAGCCAACTCTCTTTGATGATGTCCGACCCTCAGAAATGGACGCCAAAAACACATTAA
- the rfbD gene encoding dTDP-4-dehydrorhamnose reductase has protein sequence MRVLITGGSGLLGRALVGVFSRDHSIASPAHAEMDITDPRRVREVIEEFQPDRVIHAAATPDVDRCEQDPDAAYRVNALGAQHVALACGEGDIPLVFISTDYVFDGAQRIPYTEFDETRALNIYGRAKIAAENAVRTFCRKHYIIRSAWLFAPWGKNFVMDTLARLRRGDTVRAVSDQYSSPTSAIDLAEAIVRLVAQSDYGVYHLANPGILSRYEMAQAICRAARLDESLAQPVNAAEVKRFAPRPAFTALRNYRLELIGQDFMRPFEKALTDCVAQL, from the coding sequence ATGAGAGTCTTAATCACCGGTGGCAGTGGACTGCTGGGCCGCGCCCTCGTTGGCGTTTTTTCCCGCGATCATTCCATCGCCAGCCCCGCCCACGCCGAAATGGACATCACCGACCCCCGGCGCGTGCGCGAGGTGATCGAAGAGTTTCAGCCCGATCGGGTGATCCACGCCGCCGCTACCCCTGATGTGGATCGTTGCGAACAAGACCCGGACGCGGCCTATCGAGTGAACGCCCTGGGCGCACAACATGTGGCGCTGGCCTGCGGCGAAGGCGATATACCTTTAGTGTTCATCAGCACCGATTACGTATTCGACGGCGCTCAGCGAATACCTTACACCGAGTTTGACGAAACGCGCGCGCTCAACATCTATGGCCGGGCCAAGATTGCGGCCGAGAATGCAGTGCGAACATTCTGCCGCAAGCATTACATTATCCGTAGCGCCTGGTTGTTTGCGCCCTGGGGGAAAAACTTTGTGATGGATACCCTGGCCCGCCTGAGGCGTGGCGACACGGTGCGCGCCGTGAGCGACCAATACAGTTCGCCCACCTCGGCGATTGACTTGGCGGAGGCGATTGTGCGGCTAGTGGCGCAGTCAGATTATGGCGTGTATCATCTTGCCAACCCCGGCATACTTTCACGTTACGAAATGGCTCAAGCCATCTGCCGCGCCGCCAGGCTGGACGAGTCGCTAGCCCAGCCAGTCAACGCCGCCGAAGTCAAGCGATTCGCCCCGCGCCCGGCCTTTACCGCCCTGCGCAACTACCGCCTCGAACTCATTGGGCAAGATTTTATGCGCCCCTTTGAAAAGGCCCTCACGGATTGCGTGGCGCAACTTTAG
- the rbsK gene encoding ribokinase, protein MKGDKPHIVVVGSFVTDLVFRAPRRPNRGETLIGLEFGLFTGGKGYNQAVAAARMGAQVGMVGRLGTDIFGDMFMRSLEKEGIDAKYVVRDSEVGTGVASPVVYESENDNSIILMPRANMRVSPADVDAAKDMIASADVLMLQLEIPVETSIHAAEIARANGAAVVFNPAPARPLPDVIYKLAGVITPNEVEAGQLSGVATGDDAGARAAAKRLRQMGVERVILTLGARGALMFGPEGETEAPAYKVKVVDPTAAGDAFCAGLAVAMARGASPVEAVKYANAAGALAVTVLGAEPSMPRAEQVERLMRGEPVS, encoded by the coding sequence ATGAAAGGTGACAAACCTCACATTGTCGTCGTCGGCAGTTTCGTCACCGACCTGGTCTTTCGCGCGCCGCGCCGCCCGAATCGCGGCGAGACGTTGATCGGCCTTGAGTTTGGCCTGTTTACCGGCGGCAAGGGCTACAACCAGGCCGTGGCCGCCGCCCGCATGGGCGCGCAAGTCGGCATGGTGGGCCGCTTGGGCACAGACATCTTCGGCGACATGTTCATGCGGTCGTTGGAGAAAGAGGGCATTGACGCCAAATATGTGGTGCGTGACTCGGAAGTTGGCACGGGCGTAGCCTCGCCCGTCGTCTACGAGTCCGAGAACGACAACAGCATCATCCTCATGCCGCGCGCCAACATGCGCGTCTCGCCCGCCGATGTGGACGCGGCTAAGGATATGATCGCTTCTGCCGATGTATTGATGCTTCAACTTGAGATTCCAGTGGAGACCTCCATACACGCGGCGGAGATCGCCCGCGCCAACGGGGCCGCCGTCGTCTTCAACCCGGCCCCGGCCCGCCCCCTCCCCGATGTGATCTACAAATTAGCCGGCGTCATTACCCCCAACGAAGTTGAGGCCGGGCAACTGAGCGGGGTCGCCACAGGCGACGACGCCGGCGCGCGCGCGGCGGCGAAGCGTTTGCGCCAGATGGGCGTGGAGCGAGTTATCCTCACCCTCGGCGCGCGCGGCGCGTTGATGTTTGGCCCGGAAGGCGAGACCGAAGCGCCCGCCTACAAAGTGAAGGTCGTGGATCCGACGGCGGCGGGCGATGCATTCTGCGCCGGACTGGCGGTGGCGATGGCGCGCGGGGCGAGTCCGGTGGAGGCCGTGAAATACGCTAACGCCGCCGGCGCGCTGGCCGTCACCGTGTTGGGCGCAGAGCCGTCCATGCCGCGCGCCGAGCAGGTCGAGCGGTTGATGCGTGGAGAACCTGTCTCGTGA